In Diabrotica undecimpunctata isolate CICGRU chromosome 4, icDiaUnde3, whole genome shotgun sequence, a single genomic region encodes these proteins:
- the LOC140438960 gene encoding uncharacterized protein: protein MLLEKDEIVLWRREYLKKIKAYRNDGRKIYYLDETWVNAGHTKSKVWVNKSIVSSRQAFLDGLSTGLKNPSGKGKRLIICHIGSKDGFVPDALWAFESKKSGDYHEEMIGESFEKWFFSILEKLDKNSVIVLDNAPYHSRRVEKIPTTASKKVDIQNWLQSKNINFDNSLLKVELLAIVNKHKKEYTKYIVDEMAKEKNQIVLRLPPYHCELNPIELIWADLKNYIAEKNTSFKFSDMKNLFHEGITRITSAKWQKCIQHVQQKVEQKMWDLDNIIETQVEPLIINVGNESSTSDSDSE, encoded by the exons ATGTTGTTAGAAAAAGATGAGATTGTTTTGTGGAGGAGggaatatttaaagaaaattaaagcttACCGAAATGATGGTCGTAAGATATATTACCTAGATGAGACGTGGGTTAATGCTGGACATACGAAATCTAAAGTTTGGGTCAATAAGTCTATCGTTTCTTCGAGGCAAGCCTTTCTAGATGGTTTGTCGACTGGATTAAAAAATCCATCAG GTAAAGGAAAGAGGTTAATCATTTGTCACATTGGTAGTAAGGACGGGTTTGTTCCTGATGCTTTATGGGCTTTCGAGTCAAAAAAATCTGGCGACTACCATGAAGAGATGATTGGCGAGTCATTTGAAAAGTGGTTCTTTTCGATATTAGAAAAATTGGACAAAAATTCAGTTATTGTTTTAGACAATGCACCGTACCACTCaagaagagtggaaaaaataccgACAACCGCGTCGAAGAAAGTGGACATTCAAAATTGGCtacaatcaaaaaatataaattttgacaaCTCGCTTCTAAAAGTTGAGCTTTTGGCTATTGTAAATAAGCATaaaaaagaatatactaagtATATTGTAGATGAAATGGCTAAAGAAAAAAATCAGATAGTATTGAGGCTTCCGCCATACCACTGCGAACTTAATCCGATTGAGTTAATTTGGgcagatttaaaaaattatattgcagagAAGAATACTTCgtttaaattttcagatatgaAAAATCTTTTTCATGAAGGAATTACGCGTATTACATCTGCCAAATGGCAAAAATGTATACAGCATGTTCAGCAGAAAGTCGAACAAAAGATGTGGGATCTTGACAATATCATTGAGACTCAAGTTGAACCACTGATAATTAACGTAGGTAATGAGAGCAGCACGTCAGACTCTGAttctgaataa